A genomic region of Candidatus Kryptoniota bacterium contains the following coding sequences:
- a CDS encoding T9SS type A sorting domain-containing protein gives MFSTIFGVKCLRILVLSLATMAISGGSALGQGQQAVTFIVPISGGFNGTSITTVTGASNPSPEYPFGNNPITETGNGFLVNIGYRGWSSQSWVDIPNGWTVAHFAPKVTYMTQDTMAATTGIIIQFTNGKVILIKFGVAEGGKDSVYVGEIGTSGSVGWDDIKGDAIYSLSNQGLFVNRDNTLQTWELDSTGLSGAQIYGFALDRTQNVFAATDHGLFTQSPNSNTWSKVTSFTGSSSLYQIFIDRKNRFLVAGNGGGLWLSTDNGSTWSEDTSGIGSEWPSLMSDDAYGNLYTVTDNPFTSVFHLYKSSGGSGSWQNIDGPIRSISVRGFGINSLWGDSALLAATNFGIFISTDQGSTWAVDNEGIPASNIYGMGMTASGTILLSSDLGIFKNTPPTTSWTKSYPQNGFQGQLRIFTDGAGNLFTLDPGLGQNPLGAIPIVKSTDNGSTWVPDTTGLSAVGGTVFYVDETGAEHYCNSLYGSIHYSQIWSKPSAGVWALDTAGLPNLNYSYFSSMTSDHHGYLYASGYFGGEKVARRPIGGGTWTVDTNGLGSAITSFYNMVPGTNGEVVGYNGGILMRRSAGTWTKVPVPSQLFFPSINSVSVDNTGAIFASFIDFNDNGLGVFYTTDNGTTWISVGLDSINVNSLVSFGDSTYALTRTSGAYYVSKTPVTAVKTQTLQPATFSLSQNYPNPFNPSTAISYQLPVVSRVTLRIYDVLGREVAKLIDGIQTSGKHSVTFDASRYASGVYFYKLEATGNDGKKFISTKKLMLIK, from the coding sequence ATGTTTAGCACAATATTCGGCGTGAAGTGTCTCAGAATTCTCGTCTTGTCCCTGGCGACGATGGCGATAAGTGGTGGCTCGGCGCTCGGTCAGGGACAACAGGCGGTCACATTTATTGTTCCCATTTCGGGCGGATTCAATGGCACGAGCATAACGACTGTGACTGGCGCGAGCAATCCATCGCCAGAATATCCGTTCGGAAATAATCCAATAACAGAGACCGGCAACGGGTTTTTGGTCAACATCGGGTATAGGGGATGGAGCAGCCAAAGCTGGGTTGATATTCCGAACGGTTGGACTGTCGCCCATTTTGCCCCGAAGGTGACATACATGACTCAAGACACCATGGCGGCCACAACAGGAATTATCATCCAGTTTACGAACGGAAAAGTGATCCTGATAAAATTCGGTGTTGCCGAAGGAGGAAAGGACTCGGTGTATGTCGGAGAAATCGGCACGTCCGGATCGGTCGGTTGGGACGACATAAAAGGAGACGCGATTTATTCACTCTCGAACCAGGGATTGTTTGTGAACAGGGATAATACGCTACAGACCTGGGAATTGGACAGCACGGGATTGAGCGGCGCTCAGATTTACGGTTTCGCTTTGGATCGGACACAAAACGTATTCGCGGCGACAGACCACGGACTCTTTACTCAGTCTCCGAATTCAAACACATGGAGTAAGGTCACGTCGTTCACGGGATCGTCGAGCCTATATCAGATTTTCATCGACAGGAAGAATCGATTTCTCGTGGCGGGAAACGGCGGCGGATTATGGCTGAGCACGGATAACGGATCAACATGGTCAGAAGATACATCAGGCATCGGAAGCGAATGGCCGAGCCTCATGAGCGACGATGCGTACGGAAACCTTTACACTGTCACTGATAATCCGTTCACATCGGTTTTCCATCTTTACAAATCAAGCGGCGGAAGCGGATCGTGGCAGAATATAGACGGACCGATACGGAGCATTTCCGTTCGCGGCTTTGGCATAAACAGTTTGTGGGGTGACAGTGCACTCTTGGCCGCCACTAACTTTGGAATTTTCATAAGCACGGACCAGGGATCCACCTGGGCCGTCGACAACGAAGGCATACCCGCCTCAAACATTTACGGAATGGGAATGACGGCATCAGGGACGATACTCCTAAGCAGCGATCTTGGAATTTTCAAGAACACTCCTCCCACCACCTCGTGGACGAAGTCATACCCGCAAAATGGTTTTCAGGGTCAGCTGAGAATTTTTACGGACGGCGCTGGAAATCTGTTCACGCTTGACCCCGGCCTCGGACAAAATCCGCTGGGAGCGATACCGATTGTTAAAAGCACAGACAATGGAAGCACGTGGGTACCTGACACCACTGGCCTATCCGCCGTGGGCGGCACGGTCTTCTACGTGGATGAAACAGGTGCGGAACATTACTGCAACTCGTTATACGGTTCGATCCATTATTCGCAAATCTGGTCGAAGCCTTCCGCCGGGGTGTGGGCGCTGGACACGGCTGGCCTCCCGAATCTGAATTATAGTTACTTCTCGTCGATGACTTCCGATCATCATGGATACCTCTATGCGAGCGGGTATTTCGGCGGGGAAAAGGTTGCCCGTCGACCTATCGGAGGCGGGACATGGACCGTCGACACAAACGGTCTGGGAAGCGCAATCACGAGTTTCTATAATATGGTCCCCGGCACGAACGGTGAAGTGGTCGGTTACAACGGCGGGATCTTGATGCGGCGGTCGGCAGGGACATGGACAAAAGTTCCTGTCCCCTCACAACTTTTCTTTCCATCAATTAATTCCGTATCCGTCGACAATACTGGAGCCATATTTGCTTCGTTCATCGATTTCAATGACAACGGACTTGGAGTATTCTACACGACGGACAACGGCACAACATGGATAAGCGTCGGGCTCGACAGCATCAATGTCAATTCGTTAGTCTCATTCGGTGATTCCACTTATGCACTCACCCGCACGTCAGGAGCTTATTATGTAAGTAAGACACCTGTGACTGCAGTAAAGACTCAGACATTGCAGCCTGCCACCTTTTCGCTCTCTCAGAATTATCCCAACCCGTTCAATCCGTCAACAGCAATCAGCTATCAGCTGCCAGTCGTCAGCCGCGTGACTTTGAGGATATATGACGTACTGGGACGGGAAGTGGCCAAACTCATAGATGGGATTCAAACTTCCGGCAAACACTCAGTTACCTTCGATGCGTCACGTTATGCAAGCGGTGTCTATTTCTACAAGCTTGAAGCGACGGGCAATGACGGGAAGAAATTCATATCGACGAAGAAACTGATGCTCATAAAATAG
- a CDS encoding T9SS type A sorting domain-containing protein, whose product MKFMNLIRNQLLLLLIPAAAAFSQSLIDTLDSPLDGQVNAVIVNGTKIYMGGSFTKIGYSTGPGALLDTATALPDRTFPKFDPMEGLGTYLFTSAPDGSGGWYVGGQFKYINGVLRKYLAHIRADHTLDPWDPEPNSFVKAICVTGSRVYIGGVFDSVAGQQRGYAAAFNKSDGSLLPWNPQADNVVTALQEMGQYVYIGGYFYSLHSQTHLAIGSVDTVNGNPTNWSFYNTVPSFSGYISSFIYTGGYLYAAGLFSMIDSVNRLDLVKFDQAGNVVMNWNPGATLSGGGDYATVLAVSGSNVFVGGSFTSIGGRSVTNLAAIDTGTGLASAWSPNPNNNVASLAVCGSKLYVGGPFTSIGGRSISYLAAIDTSTGNATTWDAKLDNYPWTILPSVGSIFAGGYMQSAGSTTRKGLACIDFATGRLTSWNPNATGGQVHAIVIASDKLIAGGEFTNVGASNLSIPYLAAFDTTSGNPIQSPTWQGRAGGIVRSLLVMGNRLYVGGDFFSLDLNSRSYLGAIDKTTGILNPWHPTLDNGGVWSMASSGTKVFVSGFFSNINGTARGYAAAFDTTNDLLTSWDPEPDNFCYALATLGNKVYLGGQLFSVDGNSSVKSLAAVDTSSGALFPGFNSNFALALSVYAIAAIDTDLIIGGQMSSSYSPNRSALAYLNPNTGSVEGFNSHMNEDIGTATVYSLALGNHTLVVGGQFLNANYFPQANLLAYLDSSIVVGPKLKIVPDTISFGYVLDGQHKDTTVTLENIGSADLNITSVTSTSPEFSITPTSVTIPAGGSVSDSIKLTASGTTHVVALLLYSSNCPTNPDTVWVDARPESPLPVEVTSFSASTGEGQVVISWKTQSEVDIAGFNIMRLDPGAASFKLISGYTSNDRLKGLGTSPTGRSYQYSDTKVASGGKYEYKLLSVSTDGSVNNLNTISVIVDVPKEYALYQNYPNPFNPSTNVRFDLKETSSVKLIVFNSIGQQVSEYDLGQLEGGRYAREIDMSRYASGVYYFKIDASGTDGQHFTSIKKMVLMK is encoded by the coding sequence ATGAAATTTATGAACCTCATACGGAATCAACTGTTGCTTCTGCTCATTCCTGCAGCGGCGGCATTTTCCCAATCACTAATTGATACCCTAGACTCACCACTTGACGGACAGGTGAACGCGGTGATTGTCAACGGCACAAAGATTTATATGGGCGGGAGCTTTACAAAGATCGGATATTCCACCGGGCCAGGAGCTTTGCTCGACACTGCCACAGCCTTACCTGACCGGACGTTTCCGAAGTTCGATCCTATGGAGGGGCTCGGCACATACCTCTTCACGTCCGCTCCGGACGGATCAGGTGGATGGTATGTCGGCGGACAGTTCAAGTACATCAACGGTGTGCTGAGGAAATATCTCGCGCACATCCGTGCGGATCACACATTGGATCCGTGGGATCCCGAACCGAACAGCTTCGTCAAAGCGATATGTGTCACCGGAAGCCGGGTCTACATCGGCGGAGTGTTTGATTCGGTAGCGGGTCAGCAACGAGGTTATGCGGCTGCGTTCAACAAATCAGACGGATCATTGCTTCCGTGGAACCCGCAGGCTGATAATGTAGTGACCGCATTGCAGGAAATGGGACAATACGTTTACATCGGGGGCTACTTTTATAGTTTGCACAGCCAGACTCACCTGGCAATAGGTTCGGTCGATACCGTTAATGGAAATCCGACGAACTGGTCTTTCTACAATACGGTTCCGTCTTTCTCGGGATACATATCGAGCTTTATTTACACCGGCGGCTACCTCTATGCGGCGGGGCTGTTCTCCATGATCGACAGCGTAAACCGACTCGACCTCGTGAAATTTGACCAGGCGGGAAATGTGGTGATGAATTGGAATCCCGGCGCGACTCTGAGCGGCGGCGGGGATTACGCGACAGTACTTGCAGTCTCAGGCAGCAACGTCTTCGTGGGCGGTTCCTTCACATCAATCGGCGGAAGATCTGTTACAAACCTCGCGGCCATCGACACCGGGACCGGACTCGCCTCGGCCTGGAGTCCGAATCCCAACAACAATGTCGCCTCACTGGCCGTCTGCGGATCAAAGCTGTATGTCGGCGGACCATTCACGTCGATCGGCGGAAGAAGCATAAGCTACCTGGCAGCGATAGACACGTCGACAGGGAACGCTACGACATGGGATGCCAAGTTGGACAATTATCCATGGACCATCCTTCCAAGCGTTGGATCGATATTCGCCGGAGGATACATGCAGTCGGCAGGTTCAACCACCCGGAAGGGGCTGGCCTGTATCGACTTCGCAACCGGGCGTCTGACATCGTGGAACCCGAACGCGACCGGCGGACAGGTTCATGCGATCGTCATCGCTAGTGATAAGTTGATCGCCGGCGGTGAGTTTACAAATGTCGGCGCGAGTAATCTTTCCATACCGTACTTAGCGGCGTTTGATACAACGAGTGGAAATCCGATCCAGAGTCCGACGTGGCAGGGAAGAGCGGGAGGAATCGTCAGATCTCTCCTCGTTATGGGAAACAGGCTGTATGTCGGAGGAGATTTCTTCTCACTCGACTTGAACAGTCGCAGTTATCTCGGAGCAATTGACAAAACAACCGGCATCCTCAACCCGTGGCATCCGACTCTGGATAATGGCGGAGTATGGTCCATGGCGTCCTCAGGTACGAAGGTCTTTGTCAGCGGCTTCTTTTCTAACATTAACGGAACAGCTCGAGGGTACGCGGCTGCATTCGACACCACGAATGATCTCCTCACTTCGTGGGATCCGGAACCCGATAATTTCTGTTACGCGCTTGCAACGTTGGGAAACAAAGTCTATCTCGGAGGACAGTTGTTCAGCGTCGATGGTAACTCGTCTGTAAAGAGCCTTGCAGCGGTCGACACCTCTTCGGGCGCGCTTTTCCCGGGGTTCAATTCAAATTTCGCACTCGCCCTGAGCGTTTATGCAATCGCTGCGATTGACACGGACCTGATTATCGGTGGACAGATGTCCAGCTCATACAGCCCGAATCGTTCCGCGCTTGCGTACCTGAACCCTAACACGGGATCTGTCGAGGGGTTCAATTCACACATGAACGAAGACATAGGTACCGCGACGGTCTACTCGCTCGCACTCGGGAACCACACTCTCGTGGTTGGTGGACAATTTCTAAATGCCAACTATTTTCCTCAGGCAAATCTCTTAGCCTATTTGGACAGTTCTATCGTGGTCGGTCCGAAGCTGAAAATTGTACCTGACACTATTTCATTCGGATACGTCTTGGACGGCCAGCACAAAGACACCACCGTCACACTGGAAAACATTGGATCTGCAGATTTGAATATTACCAGCGTGACTTCGACCAGTCCCGAGTTCTCAATCACGCCGACGAGCGTCACGATTCCCGCAGGCGGATCAGTTTCAGACTCCATAAAGCTGACAGCATCCGGAACGACACATGTCGTCGCACTTTTGCTTTATTCAAGCAACTGCCCGACTAATCCGGACACTGTATGGGTGGATGCGAGACCTGAGTCGCCGCTGCCGGTGGAGGTGACTTCCTTTTCAGCTTCGACTGGAGAGGGACAGGTCGTGATTAGCTGGAAAACGCAGTCGGAAGTCGACATCGCGGGTTTCAATATAATGAGACTCGACCCGGGCGCGGCATCTTTCAAGTTGATATCAGGATACACAAGTAACGATAGATTGAAAGGACTCGGGACAAGTCCGACCGGCCGGTCGTACCAGTACAGCGACACGAAGGTCGCGTCGGGCGGGAAATATGAATATAAGCTCCTGAGCGTGTCAACCGACGGAAGCGTAAACAACCTCAACACTATTAGTGTCATCGTGGATGTCCCCAAGGAATACGCGCTGTACCAGAATTATCCTAACCCGTTCAACCCGTCTACGAACGTCAGATTCGATTTGAAGGAAACTTCTTCAGTGAAATTGATCGTCTTCAATTCTATCGGGCAACAGGTCTCCGAATACGATCTGGGTCAACTGGAGGGAGGAAGATACGCCCGCGAGATTGACATGAGCCGATACGCGAGCGGCGTGTACTATTTCAAGATAGATGCTTCCGGCACCGACGGGCAGCACTTCACTTCAATTAAAAAAATGGTTCTTATGAAGTAA
- a CDS encoding T9SS type A sorting domain-containing protein has product MKVDSSRRVPTPEDSTGWKKLKGDALYALGTPWSSSSPILYVSRDSVETWQVDTSGINGAKIQDINLDTLQYVYAATDNGLFIQNPDSNVWHRATFFTQATNLYSVFIDRKDRILVSGNGGGLYISTDNGASWNSDASGVGSNQVLLIADDAYNNLYISAGTSIFSFGAHIYKSMGGTSSWVEIDSSITRIVSSASFQNMQINSLSGDSILVAGTSFGVFVSTDQGTTWAMNNNGIKAENFSGMVKTGSGKILMSSALGIFSNTPPDTVWDKTYPQNGFEGQLPLVKDGLGNIYTLDPEIFLHSGNGAIAIVKSTDAGSTWSPDTLGLSAVNGGLFYVDETGAQHYGGGHQFFGTNPDLWTKPVSGSWTIDTTGFPTQSTNYVACMTSDRNGFLYISGNLSGKKVMRRPVGGGTWAADTSGVPSSVPSFVQMVPGTNGDVFAVGGPSGSGIMRRSGGTWSTLSLPSSPTPAYVTALSVDNSGVLFAGFADANYMGLGVYFSTDNGTSWSYDGLDSVIATSLLSFGDSTYALTDGEGAFYLGKSPATKVTGKSTAPSSFALYQNYPNPFNPTTVISYRLPVGSHVTLKVYDVLGREVATLVDGLQNQGKHEVTFEGSRFASGVYFYRLSAEGQVRVSKMLLLK; this is encoded by the coding sequence ATGAAAGTCGATTCCTCGAGAAGAGTCCCCACGCCCGAAGACTCTACGGGATGGAAAAAACTCAAGGGCGACGCCCTTTATGCACTCGGTACGCCATGGTCTTCATCTTCTCCGATACTATATGTTTCAAGAGACAGTGTAGAAACCTGGCAGGTTGACACGAGCGGCATCAACGGTGCTAAGATACAAGACATCAATCTCGACACTCTGCAATATGTTTATGCCGCAACTGACAACGGTCTCTTCATTCAGAATCCGGATTCCAATGTCTGGCATAGAGCTACGTTTTTCACTCAAGCGACAAATCTCTATTCCGTCTTTATCGACAGGAAAGATCGCATTCTCGTCAGCGGAAACGGCGGCGGCTTGTACATCAGCACCGATAATGGAGCATCATGGAACAGCGACGCTTCCGGGGTCGGTTCAAATCAAGTCCTTTTGATAGCAGACGACGCTTACAACAATCTCTACATATCTGCGGGCACATCGATTTTCAGTTTTGGAGCACACATCTACAAATCAATGGGGGGCACTTCTTCCTGGGTGGAAATCGATTCGTCTATTACTCGAATTGTAAGTAGTGCCAGTTTCCAAAACATGCAAATCAATTCGCTGTCCGGCGATAGCATCCTTGTCGCAGGAACTTCGTTCGGAGTGTTCGTGAGCACCGATCAAGGAACAACCTGGGCGATGAACAACAACGGAATCAAAGCTGAAAACTTCTCCGGCATGGTGAAAACGGGTTCCGGAAAAATCCTCATGAGTTCCGCACTTGGAATATTCTCAAATACTCCTCCCGACACGGTGTGGGACAAAACTTATCCACAGAACGGCTTTGAAGGTCAACTTCCTCTTGTCAAAGACGGCCTCGGAAACATATACACGCTCGATCCGGAAATCTTTCTTCATTCCGGCAACGGTGCCATCGCGATCGTGAAGAGCACGGATGCAGGATCCACTTGGTCCCCTGACACACTCGGTCTTTCAGCTGTAAATGGTGGTTTGTTTTATGTTGATGAAACCGGCGCGCAACATTACGGCGGAGGTCACCAATTCTTCGGCACCAACCCGGATTTGTGGACCAAACCAGTTAGCGGCTCGTGGACTATCGACACGACAGGTTTTCCCACGCAGAGCACCAACTATGTCGCGTGTATGACTTCTGACCGTAACGGCTTTCTTTATATCAGTGGAAACCTCTCCGGCAAGAAGGTCATGAGAAGACCCGTTGGCGGGGGCACTTGGGCGGCAGATACGTCCGGTGTTCCTTCGTCCGTGCCTTCGTTCGTACAGATGGTACCCGGAACAAATGGAGATGTATTTGCTGTCGGCGGTCCCTCCGGTTCGGGAATAATGCGTCGATCGGGCGGAACCTGGTCAACACTGTCTCTCCCTTCTTCACCCACGCCTGCATACGTCACCGCACTCTCAGTTGACAACTCCGGTGTGCTCTTTGCAGGATTTGCAGATGCCAACTATATGGGACTCGGAGTCTATTTCTCAACTGACAACGGAACTTCGTGGTCATACGACGGACTGGACAGTGTCATAGCTACTTCACTTCTATCGTTCGGCGATTCGACATACGCCCTCACGGACGGCGAAGGCGCGTTCTACCTCGGAAAGAGTCCCGCCACGAAAGTGACAGGCAAATCGACAGCGCCGAGTTCGTTTGCGCTTTACCAGAATTATCCCAACCCGTTCAATCCCACGACGGTGATAAGCTACCGACTTCCAGTCGGTAGTCACGTGACGTTGAAGGTGTACGATGTGTTAGGGAGAGAAGTCGCTACTCTTGTCGATGGTCTTCAAAATCAGGGTAAACATGAAGTCACATTTGAAGGATCGCGTTTTGCGAGTGGCGTGTATTTCTACCGCCTCTCCGCCGAAGGACAGGTAAGAGTATCGAAAATGCTGCTATTGAAGTGA
- a CDS encoding ATP-binding protein — translation MESVTVGDLKKVIALRDLPDEHLRWILDHTEYCEYADGDLIAKYGDEADVMWITLEGKVVFYMYVNGRQVYYFTFENNNLSGGVGGLLPYSRMKTSPGYSYASGDVKVLKLNKKYFHDLETLNPDFIQRLIGYMTERARVFATTQLQYEKVNALGNLAAGIAHELNNPAAAISQISDELEKRLDRNYELTRELLGSGVEPGQIKSIHSLVEKREASLDNKNKLTTLELMENEDELADWLEQSGFRDREAAETFSESGFSASELQNILNDLGRDAFVLVIPWLENLLSSYRIVKDLKAASNRISKLVGSIKSHVNMDRTSDLQPTNIHKDIDDTLTLLGFKLRKKNIYVKKKFSEGMPAVPAYVGELNQVWTNLIDNAIFAMGNDGELSIETTHDNKEVTVRITDNGSGIPKEIISRIFDPFFTTKKVGEGTGIGLDIVSRVVKRHNGRIEVKSEPGKTEFAVHIPIEHKVEPNQEEG, via the coding sequence ATGGAATCCGTAACTGTAGGCGATCTGAAAAAAGTAATAGCGCTAAGAGACCTGCCGGACGAACATCTGCGCTGGATCCTTGATCATACGGAATATTGCGAATATGCGGATGGAGACCTGATTGCAAAATACGGTGACGAAGCCGATGTCATGTGGATAACGCTGGAAGGCAAAGTTGTTTTTTACATGTATGTAAACGGGCGTCAGGTCTATTATTTCACATTCGAAAACAATAATCTCTCGGGTGGCGTGGGCGGTTTACTCCCGTACTCAAGAATGAAGACTTCTCCTGGATACTCCTACGCGTCAGGAGACGTAAAAGTTCTCAAACTGAATAAAAAATATTTTCACGACCTGGAGACTCTTAACCCTGATTTCATTCAGCGTCTCATCGGTTACATGACGGAGAGAGCCAGAGTATTTGCCACCACTCAGCTTCAGTACGAAAAAGTAAATGCCCTCGGTAACCTCGCCGCGGGTATAGCACATGAACTCAACAACCCGGCCGCCGCTATCAGCCAGATTTCAGATGAGCTTGAAAAGAGATTGGACCGCAATTACGAGCTTACGAGGGAATTGCTCGGCAGCGGAGTCGAACCGGGACAAATTAAATCCATCCACTCACTTGTCGAAAAAAGAGAAGCTTCGCTCGACAACAAGAACAAACTTACTACTCTCGAGTTGATGGAAAACGAAGACGAGCTTGCCGACTGGCTGGAGCAGAGCGGTTTCAGAGATAGAGAAGCCGCGGAGACTTTTTCGGAATCTGGATTTTCTGCATCTGAGTTACAGAACATTCTAAACGACTTGGGCCGGGATGCGTTCGTCCTTGTTATCCCGTGGCTCGAGAATCTCCTGAGCTCGTATAGAATTGTCAAGGATCTCAAAGCAGCTTCCAATCGCATTTCTAAGTTGGTCGGATCAATAAAGAGCCACGTGAATATGGACAGAACGAGTGACCTGCAACCGACCAATATTCACAAGGACATCGATGACACGCTCACACTCCTGGGGTTCAAACTCCGTAAGAAGAATATTTATGTCAAGAAGAAGTTCTCTGAAGGAATGCCAGCCGTCCCCGCCTACGTCGGTGAGTTGAACCAGGTCTGGACTAACCTCATCGACAATGCCATCTTCGCGATGGGGAATGACGGCGAGCTCTCAATTGAGACGACACACGATAACAAAGAAGTCACCGTCAGAATTACTGATAACGGTTCTGGAATCCCCAAGGAGATCATCTCCCGGATTTTTGATCCGTTCTTCACGACAAAGAAAGTCGGTGAGGGAACAGGAATCGGCCTGGATATAGTAAGCAGGGTCGTGAAGCGTCATAACGGCAGAATAGAGGTCAAGTCTGAGCCGGGCAAAACAGAGTTTGCAGTTCACATCCCGATCGAACACAAAGTGGAACCAAATCAGGAGGAAGGATGA
- a CDS encoding T9SS type A sorting domain-containing protein encodes MKKVLVATFALLLPLSSSYVALAQDETPAGDQVIDETIIHDQPYQSQPGFFLRVTTTAKGVRIYYQDSSGNWKLSRWAQESYDFPPKGQEIKDARHKSGDQYKNELLIMLTDGSVYAMVLPGGRLISKGKLDPNAGLPRKIGGDAIYAITSGGVYVNRDSTTNLWSIDTAGLGSVFLNDIALDTLLNAFLATSNGLFKQAPDSTGWRMVSGVSGGVNAIFVDRIDRIYASTYSGVYYSTDDGNTWNSLGTGLINYNVNKFGDDIFRNIYAIDGAGVFRSDSGTTSWVRIDTPITGKILDPINSYSSPFNSINGDSDLYLATNYGCFMSTDRGTSWSEANEGISAENLFGFAQSSDRNFVSTSLGLYYEEKNDTVWTKVFPSNGYETGTAIYADLNGNLYTQGPLLDNSVYGSLPTNWKSTDDGTTWFPDTAGLTAIGTGQVPKYFADENGVQHYMFSGSAADCYVKSSGSPWLPDTTGWGILPQNYPNVFGVDGEGNLYAAITNTVTYTGLLLRRPLSGGTWVLDTAGLNGAIIYSITPDKAGNLYAGTWGSGIYKKTGTTWSSISLPNGLGGNSAFVTAEDKSGALFAGFATQGANFNYVWHGVYFTTDGGSSWTSVGLDSIAVIALVPSGDSIYAVTYYDGLYTLARTGALGVKQMSNAPSSFALFQNYPNPFNPTTSISYRLQVVSRVTLKIYDVLGREVATLVDGLQISGEHSITFNASRYASGVYFYKLEATGNDGKKFISTKKLMLVK; translated from the coding sequence ATGAAAAAAGTTCTAGTCGCAACGTTCGCTCTTCTTCTCCCGCTGTCATCAAGCTATGTCGCACTTGCACAGGATGAAACACCGGCGGGAGATCAGGTCATAGACGAAACGATCATTCACGACCAGCCTTATCAGTCCCAACCCGGCTTTTTCTTGAGAGTAACCACCACAGCGAAAGGGGTCCGAATATACTATCAGGACAGCTCCGGCAATTGGAAATTGTCAAGATGGGCACAGGAATCTTACGACTTTCCCCCGAAGGGGCAGGAAATAAAAGATGCAAGACACAAGTCCGGCGACCAGTATAAGAATGAACTGTTGATCATGCTGACCGACGGCTCAGTGTATGCCATGGTGCTCCCCGGCGGAAGACTTATCTCGAAGGGCAAGTTAGATCCCAACGCTGGGCTTCCGCGCAAGATCGGAGGAGACGCAATTTACGCCATCACCTCAGGCGGCGTTTACGTGAACAGGGACTCGACAACCAATTTATGGAGCATCGACACTGCCGGATTAGGAAGCGTGTTCCTCAATGACATCGCGCTCGATACACTCCTCAATGCTTTCCTCGCAACTTCGAATGGCCTGTTCAAGCAGGCGCCTGACTCGACTGGTTGGAGGATGGTGAGCGGCGTTAGCGGCGGTGTAAACGCAATCTTCGTTGACCGCATAGACAGAATCTATGCGTCTACTTACTCGGGAGTCTACTACAGCACCGACGACGGCAACACGTGGAATTCGCTTGGCACGGGATTGATAAATTATAACGTAAACAAATTCGGCGATGATATCTTCAGGAACATTTACGCCATCGATGGAGCCGGAGTTTTTAGGTCCGATAGCGGAACAACATCTTGGGTGAGAATTGATACTCCGATAACTGGAAAGATCCTTGACCCGATTAATTCGTACAGCTCACCATTCAATAGCATCAATGGCGACTCCGATTTGTATCTCGCGACGAATTACGGCTGTTTCATGAGCACAGACCGCGGTACATCGTGGTCGGAAGCAAATGAAGGGATCAGTGCGGAAAATCTTTTCGGGTTCGCGCAATCTTCTGATCGCAATTTTGTTTCGACAAGCCTCGGCCTGTATTACGAAGAGAAAAATGATACGGTATGGACGAAAGTCTTTCCCTCAAATGGATACGAGACCGGCACGGCGATTTATGCAGACTTGAATGGGAATCTTTACACTCAAGGCCCTCTTCTGGATAATTCCGTTTATGGAAGTCTGCCGACAAATTGGAAAAGCACGGATGATGGTACGACCTGGTTTCCGGACACTGCCGGTCTGACAGCGATCGGCACTGGGCAGGTTCCCAAATATTTCGCCGATGAGAACGGGGTCCAGCATTATATGTTCTCCGGTTCCGCCGCGGACTGTTACGTGAAATCATCCGGTTCTCCGTGGCTGCCTGATACGACCGGATGGGGAATCCTACCGCAGAATTATCCCAATGTTTTCGGAGTTGACGGCGAGGGAAATCTGTACGCGGCGATTACAAACACGGTAACCTACACAGGCTTACTTCTCCGTCGTCCGCTTTCCGGAGGGACATGGGTTCTCGACACCGCAGGATTGAACGGTGCGATAATCTACAGCATAACTCCTGACAAGGCCGGAAATCTATACGCCGGCACTTGGGGGAGCGGGATCTATAAGAAGACTGGAACTACATGGTCCTCCATTTCTTTGCCTAACGGTCTCGGCGGCAACTCGGCGTTCGTAACCGCGGAGGACAAGTCCGGCGCTCTATTTGCCGGCTTTGCCACACAGGGAGCTAATTTTAATTACGTGTGGCACGGAGTCTATTTCACGACAGACGGTGGCTCATCCTGGACCAGTGTCGGACTTGACAGCATTGCGGTAATAGCACTCGTGCCTTCGGGAGATTCGATCTACGCGGTAACGTACTATGACGGTTTGTATACCTTGGCAAGAACCGGCGCACTCGGCGTGAAACAAATGTCAAACGCGCCGAGTTCTTTCGCGTTATTCCAGAACTATCCGAACCCGTTCAATCCGACGACCTCGATAAGCTACCGACTTCAAGTCGTCAGTCGCGTGACTTTGAAGATATATGATGTCCTTGGAAGAGAAGTAGCCACCCTAGTGGACGGACTTCAAATTTCCGGTGAGCATTCGATTACTTTCAATGCGTCGCGATATGCGAGCGGAGTTTATTTCTACAAACTCGAAGCGACAGGTAATGATGGGAAGAAATTCATTTCGACGAAGAAGCTAATGTTGGTCAAATAA